The proteins below are encoded in one region of Chiloscyllium punctatum isolate Juve2018m chromosome 9, sChiPun1.3, whole genome shotgun sequence:
- the gpr18 gene encoding N-arachidonyl glycine receptor → MQFENNDLVDLQPPEFRIGAIIFYSILFTIGLAVNVTAIWVFSCTTKKGTSVNIYMTNVALLDLIFVILLPFRMIYYGKNYWPFGDVFCRINAALTIFYPSIALWLLAFISVDRYMAVVQPKHSKELRHIGKAAASCIGIWIMTTVSVLPFMFSKNDPDKVSNFTTCLKMLDIIHLKEANSVNFIRVIFFFLLPLFIMIGCYCIIINNLLKGKTSKLKPKTKEKSIKIIVTLIVQVLVCFVPYHICFVLLLLQSGHTDFNPWAAFTTFLMNLSTCLDIILYYIVSKHFQARVISVIYYRNYLRSVRRKSFRTGSFRSLSNINISDM, encoded by the coding sequence ATGCAATTTGAGAACAATGACCTCGTGGACCTGCAGCCCCCGGAGTTCAGAATAGGGGCAATTATCTTTTACAGCATTCTTTTCACAATTGGGCTGGCTGTTAATGTGACCGCTATCTGGGTCTTCAGTTGCACTACCAAAAAAGGCACGTCTGTGAACATATATATGACAAATGTTGCACTGCTGGACCTCATCTTTGTAATATTGTTGCCTTTCCGTATGATCTACTATGGGAAGAATTACTGGCCCTTTGGTGACGTCTTCTGCCGCATCAATGCTGCCCTTACTATATTTTACCCCAGCATTGCTCTGTGGCTTTTAGCCTTCATCAGTGTCGACCGTTACATGGCAGTGGTCCAACCCAAACATAGCAAGGAACTTCGCCACATTGGCAAAGCTGCAGCAAGCTGTATTGGAATCTGGATAATGaccactgtgtctgttttgccaTTTATGTTTTCAAAGAATGATCCTGACAAGGTGTCAAACTTCACAACCTGCCTAAAAATGCTTGACATCATACACCTCAAAGAAGCAAACAGTGTGAATTTTATCCGGGtgattttcttttttctcctgccccttttCATTATGATTGGATGTTACTGTATCATCATCAACAATCTTCTTAAAGGAAAAACGTCTAAACTGAAGCCAAAAACTAAAGAAAAATCTATCAAAATAATTGTGACACTCATTGTTCAAGTGCTAGTTTGTTTCGTTCCCTATCATATCTGTTTTGTTTTATTACTGTTACAAAGTGGCCACACCGATTTCAATCCCTGGGCTGCCTTCACTACATTCTTGATGAATCTCAGCACTTGCCTTGACATAATCCTGTACTATATAGTGTCAAAGCACTTTCAAGCCAGAGTTATCAGTGTCATCTACTATCGGAACTATCTGCGGAGTGTACGACGGAAAAGCTTTAGAACTGGGAGCTTCCGTTCATTAAGCAACATTAACATCAGTGACATGTAA